In Microbacterium sp. AB, a single genomic region encodes these proteins:
- the nudC gene encoding NAD(+) diphosphatase: MPVHSAPLKVDRSAGERDAPGLLDDAIADVATRVLVVRGDRALLREAGGPALDLVDVASVPEDARWAFLGRGPSGEAVLLAAFPAQGAELFEPPRAWGAVRDVGALLPSEELDTLVAAVGLGRWLVDAPFCSACGSPTTTRQAGWSRLCDGCGREHFPRTDPAVIVAITSADGERLLLGANAAWQGRMYSCFAGFVEAGESLETTVHRELREEAGVRVDRIRYLGSQPWPYPRSLMLGFHAAAVVDEEARPDGTEIVDVRWFTREEIGEGLEGRGGVGLPGPVSIAHRLIRAWYEGE, encoded by the coding sequence ATGCCCGTCCACTCCGCCCCCCTGAAGGTCGACAGGAGCGCGGGGGAGCGCGACGCTCCCGGGCTGCTCGACGACGCCATCGCCGACGTCGCCACGCGGGTGCTCGTCGTCCGCGGCGACCGGGCGCTGCTGCGCGAGGCGGGCGGGCCCGCGCTCGACCTGGTCGACGTCGCGAGCGTGCCGGAGGACGCCCGCTGGGCGTTCCTCGGGCGAGGGCCCTCCGGCGAGGCCGTGCTGCTCGCGGCGTTCCCGGCGCAGGGCGCCGAGCTGTTCGAGCCCCCGCGCGCATGGGGCGCCGTGCGCGACGTCGGCGCGCTGCTGCCATCGGAGGAGCTGGACACGCTCGTCGCGGCGGTGGGCCTCGGCCGCTGGCTCGTCGACGCGCCGTTCTGCTCCGCGTGCGGCTCCCCGACGACGACGAGGCAGGCGGGATGGTCTCGGCTGTGCGACGGATGCGGTCGGGAGCACTTCCCCCGCACCGATCCCGCCGTCATCGTCGCGATCACGAGCGCGGACGGGGAGCGGCTGCTCCTGGGTGCGAACGCCGCGTGGCAGGGCCGGATGTACTCGTGCTTCGCCGGGTTCGTCGAGGCGGGGGAGTCGCTCGAGACGACCGTCCACCGCGAGCTGCGCGAGGAGGCGGGAGTGCGCGTCGACCGGATCCGCTACCTCGGCTCGCAGCCGTGGCCGTACCCGCGCTCCCTCATGCTCGGCTTCCACGCCGCGGCCGTCGTCGACGAGGAGGCTCGTCCGGACGGCACGGAGATCGTCGACGTCCGCTGGTTCACCCGCGAGGAGATCGGCGAGGGACTGGAGGGCCGCGGCGGCGTGGGGCTGCCCGGACCCGTCTCGATCGCGCACCGCCTCATCCGCGCCTGGTACGAGGGCGAGTGA
- a CDS encoding ATP-dependent helicase yields the protein MSALDALDDQQRRAASMLRGPVAVLAGAGAGKTRVITHRIAHGVDTGAYTPHRVMALTFTAKAAGELRGRLRMLGVEGVQAKTFHAAALAQLNYFWPTVAGDVAPKIVDNKVRLLAQAAEGLRLRPDTATLRDVAAQIEWRKVTMRTLEQYGRLQRTVGRIGPSALVDLMRAYEGLKDERRQLDFEDVLLACAGMLEAEPQVTRSVREQYRHFTVDEYQDVSPLQNRLLELWLGDRRDLCVVGDASQTIYSFTGAESRFLLEFEKRYPDATVVRLERNYRSTPAIVDVANALMRGRPGALRLEAPDTDGRGETPVVAGYPDERAEAEGVADAIARRLESSSPSQIAVLYRSHAQSAEIQEALARRGVPTTVLGGRRFFDVPEVRQAVLTLRGAAVAPSDQGFVEIVRDVLRSLGHTDDPPAAGGALRDAWEARASLLRLAQEAAAGTTLRAFTEDLLARAKDQHEPTLETVTLSTLHAAKGLEWPHVHLIGMAEGLLPISYATSLEGVDEERRLAYVGITRAERSLSLSWSRGSASGRGQREPSRYLAEIGTGTLRAAGGSASAGGRRR from the coding sequence GTGAGCGCGCTCGACGCCCTCGACGACCAGCAGCGCCGCGCGGCCTCGATGCTCCGCGGACCCGTCGCCGTGCTCGCCGGCGCAGGAGCGGGCAAGACGAGGGTCATCACGCATCGCATCGCGCACGGCGTCGACACGGGCGCCTACACCCCCCATCGCGTCATGGCTCTGACGTTCACGGCGAAGGCGGCGGGCGAGCTGCGGGGCCGTCTGCGCATGCTCGGCGTCGAGGGGGTGCAGGCGAAGACCTTCCACGCCGCGGCTCTCGCGCAGCTCAACTACTTCTGGCCGACCGTGGCCGGCGACGTCGCGCCGAAGATCGTGGACAACAAGGTGCGTCTGCTCGCCCAGGCGGCGGAAGGCCTGCGCCTGCGCCCGGACACCGCGACCCTGCGCGACGTCGCGGCGCAGATCGAGTGGCGCAAGGTCACGATGCGGACCCTCGAGCAGTACGGGAGGCTCCAGCGGACGGTCGGGCGCATCGGGCCGTCCGCCCTCGTCGACCTCATGCGCGCGTACGAGGGGCTGAAGGACGAACGGCGCCAGCTCGACTTCGAGGACGTGCTCCTCGCCTGCGCGGGGATGCTCGAGGCCGAACCGCAGGTGACGCGGTCGGTGCGCGAGCAGTACCGCCACTTCACCGTCGACGAGTATCAGGACGTGTCGCCGTTGCAGAACCGCCTCCTGGAGCTGTGGCTCGGAGACCGGCGGGATCTGTGCGTCGTGGGCGACGCGAGCCAGACGATCTACTCGTTCACGGGCGCCGAGTCGCGGTTCCTCCTGGAGTTCGAGAAGCGCTATCCCGATGCCACCGTGGTGCGGCTCGAGCGGAACTACCGCTCGACGCCGGCGATCGTCGACGTCGCCAACGCCCTCATGCGCGGCAGGCCGGGGGCGCTGAGGCTCGAGGCCCCCGACACGGACGGCCGGGGGGAGACGCCCGTCGTGGCGGGATACCCGGACGAGCGGGCCGAGGCGGAGGGCGTGGCCGACGCGATCGCCCGCAGGCTGGAGTCTTCCTCGCCGTCGCAGATCGCCGTGCTCTACCGCTCGCACGCGCAGTCGGCCGAGATCCAGGAGGCGCTCGCGCGGCGCGGCGTCCCCACGACCGTGCTCGGCGGACGGCGCTTCTTCGACGTCCCGGAGGTGCGTCAGGCCGTTCTCACGCTGCGCGGCGCGGCCGTGGCCCCGAGCGACCAGGGCTTCGTGGAGATCGTCCGCGACGTGCTGCGCAGTCTCGGGCACACGGACGATCCGCCCGCGGCGGGGGGTGCGCTGCGCGACGCGTGGGAGGCCAGGGCGTCTCTCCTCCGTCTGGCGCAGGAGGCGGCCGCCGGGACCACGCTGCGCGCGTTCACCGAGGACCTCCTCGCGCGGGCGAAGGATCAGCACGAGCCGACGCTGGAGACGGTCACCCTCTCGACGCTGCACGCCGCCAAGGGGCTGGAATGGCCCCACGTGCACCTCATCGGCATGGCCGAGGGGCTGCTGCCGATCTCGTACGCGACCTCGCTCGAGGGCGTCGACGAGGAGCGCCGGCTGGCGTATGTGGGCATCACGCGGGCAGAGCGGTCGCTCTCGCTGTCGTGGTCGCGCGGGTCGGCGTCCGGGCGAGGGCAGCGGGAGCCGTCCCGGTATCTCGCGGAGATCGGCACAGGCACTCTGCGTGCGGCCGGTGGGTCCGCCAGTGCCGGCGGCCGGCGGCGCTGA
- a CDS encoding zinc-dependent metalloprotease → MADDDRTPEEEFQELMRRLMSGGAIDPEQLSRMAGMEIDPAMLSQLMQQFQGAFAGSADGSISWEATRKQALHIANQDGLGVTSGQRTDLDQAYALAGLWLGEATTLSPTAESPRIVTRGEWVEETLPVWQEVAEPVATSIADALTDALRTQVPDEMQDLVQSAGRLMRGVGGTLFATQLGQVVGKLSLEVVSGADAGIPVLPAGAAVILPQNFAELGAGLEIPDDQLALYIAARELASARLFRHAKWLRLHVLSQIGDYARGIHVDTDALEEMASRLDPSQPEELRAALESGALLPQQSEEQRLALTRLENLLALVEGWVDVVTADATSRVPHLDRIAEAIRRRRAEGGPAEDALGALVGLRLRPRRLREASAMWRSVTEAVGIAARDSLWDYPDLMPTSEDIDDPAALVARLESQARGETPASDDLDDALARLFAEEAERSGDASPDEDTDPSDRRPEGDRPV, encoded by the coding sequence GTGGCAGACGACGACAGGACTCCCGAGGAGGAGTTCCAGGAGCTCATGCGCCGGCTCATGAGCGGCGGGGCGATCGATCCCGAGCAGCTCTCTCGCATGGCGGGCATGGAGATCGATCCTGCGATGCTCTCGCAGCTGATGCAGCAGTTCCAGGGCGCGTTCGCCGGGTCCGCGGACGGGTCCATCTCGTGGGAGGCGACGAGGAAGCAGGCGCTCCACATCGCGAACCAGGACGGTCTGGGCGTGACGTCGGGCCAGCGCACGGACCTCGACCAGGCCTACGCGCTCGCGGGGCTGTGGCTCGGAGAGGCGACGACGCTCTCGCCGACCGCGGAGTCCCCGCGGATCGTGACGCGCGGGGAGTGGGTCGAGGAGACGCTCCCGGTGTGGCAGGAGGTCGCCGAGCCCGTCGCCACGAGCATCGCCGACGCCCTCACCGACGCGCTGCGCACACAGGTCCCCGACGAGATGCAGGACCTCGTCCAGAGCGCCGGGCGCCTCATGCGCGGGGTCGGCGGCACGCTCTTCGCGACGCAGCTCGGGCAGGTCGTCGGCAAGCTCTCGCTCGAGGTCGTGAGCGGCGCAGACGCCGGCATCCCCGTGCTGCCGGCGGGAGCCGCCGTGATCCTGCCGCAGAACTTCGCCGAGCTCGGAGCCGGCCTCGAGATCCCGGACGACCAGCTCGCGCTCTACATCGCCGCCCGCGAGCTCGCGTCCGCACGCCTGTTCCGCCACGCGAAGTGGCTGCGTCTCCACGTCCTCTCGCAGATCGGCGACTACGCGCGCGGCATCCACGTCGACACTGACGCGCTCGAGGAGATGGCATCGCGTCTCGACCCGTCGCAGCCCGAAGAGCTGCGCGCGGCGCTGGAGAGCGGAGCCCTCCTCCCCCAGCAGTCCGAGGAGCAGCGCCTCGCCCTGACCCGCCTCGAGAACCTGCTCGCCCTCGTCGAGGGATGGGTCGACGTCGTGACGGCGGATGCGACGTCGCGCGTGCCCCACCTCGATCGCATCGCGGAGGCGATCCGGCGTCGCCGCGCCGAGGGCGGGCCCGCGGAGGACGCGCTGGGCGCGCTCGTCGGACTGCGCCTGCGCCCGCGCCGCCTCCGGGAGGCGTCCGCGATGTGGCGCTCCGTCACCGAGGCCGTCGGCATCGCCGCGCGGGACAGCCTGTGGGACTACCCGGACCTCATGCCGACCTCGGAGGACATCGACGACCCGGCTGCGCTCGTCGCGCGTCTCGAGTCCCAGGCGCGCGGCGAGACGCCGGCGTCGGACGACCTCGACGACGCCCTCGCCCGCCTGTTCGCCGAAGAGGCGGAGAGGTCCGGCGACGCGTCGCCGGACGAGGACACGGACCCGTCCGACCGGCGTCCCGAGGGCGATCGGCCCGTCTGA
- a CDS encoding YlbL family protein: MIPDESAPLRARTGRPLAPRRTVAGVWALVVALVALAALTFLPTGYVIQQPGPVYNTIGSAVDGDGEDVPLISVDGAETYETGGALDLTTVQVVGNRDRTPSWFELALAWLDASRAVVPIDAVFPEGQTTEQREEQNTALMVDSQGEATAAALTQLGYDVGAQLQVVGPTDDESPAEGIVQEGDLILAADGEAVTDIDRLKAIVNEGAGDPVTLTIERDGEDQDVEITPEESDVDGTTTWLIGVYLTTAFDFPIDVTIQLDDVGGPSAGTMFALGIIDTLTPGELTGGEQIAGTGTIDAEGTVGAIGGIRQKLYGARDAGADWFLAPASNCDEAVGHVPDGLRVFSIGTLDDALTTVEAIAEGDTSELPTCAAG; the protein is encoded by the coding sequence ATGATCCCCGACGAGTCAGCGCCTCTGCGCGCCAGGACCGGCAGGCCCCTCGCCCCGCGCCGCACGGTCGCGGGGGTCTGGGCGCTCGTCGTGGCGCTCGTGGCGCTCGCGGCGCTCACCTTCCTCCCGACGGGGTACGTCATCCAGCAGCCGGGTCCCGTCTACAACACGATCGGCAGCGCCGTGGACGGCGACGGCGAGGACGTGCCCCTCATCTCCGTCGACGGGGCGGAGACCTACGAGACGGGCGGCGCGCTCGACCTGACGACCGTGCAGGTCGTCGGCAATCGCGATCGCACGCCCTCCTGGTTCGAGCTCGCGCTCGCGTGGCTCGACGCCTCGCGCGCCGTCGTGCCGATCGACGCGGTCTTCCCCGAGGGCCAGACGACCGAGCAGCGCGAGGAGCAGAACACGGCGCTCATGGTCGACTCGCAGGGCGAGGCGACGGCGGCGGCCCTGACGCAGCTCGGATACGACGTGGGCGCGCAGCTGCAGGTGGTGGGGCCGACGGACGACGAGTCCCCGGCCGAGGGGATCGTGCAGGAGGGCGATCTCATCCTGGCCGCCGACGGCGAGGCCGTCACCGACATCGACAGGCTCAAGGCGATCGTCAACGAGGGCGCGGGGGACCCCGTGACCCTGACGATCGAGCGCGACGGCGAGGACCAGGACGTCGAGATCACGCCGGAGGAGTCGGACGTGGACGGCACGACGACCTGGCTCATCGGCGTCTATCTCACGACGGCGTTCGACTTCCCGATCGACGTCACGATCCAGCTCGACGACGTGGGGGGCCCGAGCGCGGGGACGATGTTCGCGCTCGGGATCATCGACACGCTCACGCCCGGCGAGCTCACCGGCGGCGAGCAGATCGCCGGGACGGGCACCATCGACGCGGAGGGCACGGTGGGGGCGATCGGCGGCATCCGCCAGAAGCTCTACGGCGCCAGGGACGCCGGGGCCGACTGGTTCCTCGCGCCGGCGTCGAACTGCGACGAGGCCGTCGGCCACGTCCCCGACGGCCTGCGGGTGTTCTCGATCGGCACCCTCGACGACGCGCTCACGACGGTGGAGGCCATCGCGGAGGGCGACACGTCGGAGCTGCCGACGTGCGCCGCTGGCTGA
- a CDS encoding UPF0182 family membrane protein, with the protein MVTSTSAPTPATTPSPFRRIVTISLAVIAALVVAFFVFASLYTDFLWFDQLGFESVLVTQWTGRVVMFVIGFAGMAVPVWLAIFLAYRLRPVYARLSSQLDRYQEVVEPLRRLAMWGIPVFFGFFAGFAASSQWETVWVWANGTATADADPQFGLDTGFYMFALPFYGAVVGFLSAVVLISLLLTALVSYLYGSVRIGQGELRISKPARIQLAILAGLYLLVQGANLWLNRYFTMVDQGERITGPGYAGDTAVIPGQTILAIVAAIVAVLFFVTAVIGRWRYPLVATALLIVTSLVVGVGYPWAVTTFQVRPNEQSLELPYYQNNVDATRAAYALDGIETVPFAAATDAAAGQLRDDADTTASIRLMDPGIIGPTVQQLQQYRAYYGFGETLDVDRYEVDGEMQDTVVAVRELDLNELDSDAQTWNNTTLVYTHGYGMVAAKGNERTNEGEPVFIESDIPSTGVLTDLDYEPRVYFGENSPPYSIVGAPEGTDPVELDYPAGEEGESQTNTTFSGEGGPSVGGFFNRILYALKFQSEQILFSDYVNEESQILYDRDPRERVQKVAPYLTLDSDPYPTVVDGRIVWIVDGYTTSATYPYSSQVSLSQAISDSTNPTPNLLIDEINYIRNSVKATVDAYDGSVTLYAWDEEDPVLETWQKVYPTTIKSIDDMSADLISHVRYPTDLFKVQRAMLGTYHVDNARAFYQRDNAWTTPNDPTNDQALQPPYYLSMRMPGEEDPTFSMFTTFIPDGGTRNVLMGYLAVDSDAGSEAGTVREDYGKLTMLEISADTTVPGPGQVQNSFNSDSAIAQEMNLLTIGASNVSLGNLLTLPVGGGLLYVQPVYVQSTSGTSYPLLRKVLVAFGDQLAFEDTLAESLDALFGGDSGAETGDDDVTPVDPDAEEPTEPAEPETDQPTTPSTDTYAQALEDAQAAIEAKQQALADDDLVAYAEADEALTDAVERLLSFTDESDTDSTEETPAE; encoded by the coding sequence ATGGTGACCTCGACCTCAGCGCCGACTCCGGCCACGACTCCGTCCCCGTTCCGACGAATCGTCACGATCTCGCTGGCGGTCATCGCCGCGCTGGTGGTCGCGTTCTTCGTCTTCGCGTCGCTGTACACGGACTTCCTCTGGTTCGACCAGCTCGGGTTCGAGTCCGTGCTCGTGACCCAGTGGACGGGCCGGGTCGTGATGTTCGTCATCGGGTTCGCCGGGATGGCCGTGCCCGTATGGCTCGCGATCTTCCTCGCGTACCGGCTGCGCCCCGTCTACGCGCGTCTGAGCTCGCAGCTCGATCGCTACCAGGAGGTCGTCGAGCCCCTGCGCCGGCTGGCGATGTGGGGCATCCCGGTCTTCTTCGGGTTCTTCGCCGGCTTCGCCGCGTCGTCGCAGTGGGAGACCGTCTGGGTCTGGGCGAACGGCACCGCCACGGCGGACGCCGATCCGCAGTTCGGGCTCGACACGGGCTTCTACATGTTCGCGCTGCCGTTCTACGGAGCGGTCGTGGGCTTCCTCTCCGCCGTGGTGCTCATCTCCCTCCTGCTGACGGCGCTCGTGTCGTACCTGTACGGCTCCGTGCGCATCGGTCAGGGGGAGCTGCGGATCTCGAAGCCGGCCCGCATCCAGCTGGCGATCCTCGCGGGCCTCTACCTGCTCGTGCAGGGAGCGAACCTGTGGCTCAACCGCTACTTCACGATGGTCGACCAGGGCGAGCGCATCACCGGTCCCGGCTACGCGGGCGACACCGCGGTCATCCCCGGCCAGACCATCCTCGCGATCGTCGCGGCGATCGTCGCGGTGCTCTTCTTCGTCACCGCCGTGATCGGCCGCTGGCGCTATCCGCTCGTGGCGACCGCGCTGCTCATCGTCACCTCGCTCGTGGTCGGCGTCGGATACCCGTGGGCCGTGACGACGTTCCAGGTGCGCCCGAACGAGCAGTCCCTCGAACTGCCCTACTACCAGAACAACGTCGACGCGACGCGCGCGGCGTACGCGCTCGACGGCATCGAGACGGTGCCCTTCGCGGCCGCCACCGATGCGGCGGCGGGCCAGCTGCGAGACGACGCGGACACGACGGCGTCCATCCGGCTCATGGATCCGGGGATCATCGGGCCCACGGTGCAGCAGCTGCAGCAGTACCGCGCCTACTACGGCTTCGGCGAGACGCTCGACGTCGACCGCTACGAGGTCGACGGCGAGATGCAGGACACCGTCGTCGCCGTCCGCGAGCTCGACCTGAACGAGCTCGACTCCGACGCGCAGACCTGGAACAACACGACGCTCGTGTACACGCACGGCTACGGCATGGTCGCCGCGAAGGGCAACGAGCGCACGAACGAGGGTGAGCCCGTCTTCATCGAGAGCGACATCCCGTCCACCGGCGTCCTGACCGACCTCGACTACGAGCCGCGCGTGTACTTCGGCGAGAACTCGCCCCCGTACTCGATCGTCGGCGCCCCCGAGGGCACCGATCCCGTCGAGCTCGACTACCCGGCCGGCGAGGAGGGCGAGTCCCAGACGAACACGACGTTCTCCGGCGAGGGCGGCCCCAGCGTGGGCGGCTTCTTCAACCGGATCCTCTACGCGCTGAAGTTCCAGTCGGAGCAGATCCTCTTCTCGGACTACGTGAACGAGGAGTCGCAGATCCTCTACGACCGCGACCCGCGTGAGCGCGTCCAGAAGGTCGCGCCGTACCTCACCCTCGACAGCGATCCGTACCCGACCGTCGTGGACGGACGCATCGTGTGGATCGTCGACGGCTACACGACGAGCGCGACATACCCGTACTCCTCGCAGGTGAGCCTGTCGCAGGCCATCAGCGACTCGACCAACCCGACGCCGAACCTGCTGATCGACGAGATCAACTACATCCGCAACTCGGTCAAGGCCACGGTCGACGCCTACGACGGCAGCGTGACGCTGTACGCGTGGGATGAGGAGGACCCGGTGCTGGAGACCTGGCAGAAGGTCTATCCGACGACGATCAAGTCGATCGACGACATGTCCGCCGACCTCATCAGCCACGTGCGGTATCCGACGGACCTGTTCAAGGTGCAGCGCGCGATGCTCGGCACGTACCACGTCGACAACGCCCGGGCGTTCTACCAGCGCGACAACGCCTGGACGACGCCGAACGACCCGACGAACGACCAGGCCCTGCAGCCCCCGTACTACCTCTCCATGCGCATGCCGGGGGAGGAGGACCCGACCTTCTCGATGTTCACGACGTTCATCCCGGACGGCGGCACGCGAAACGTGCTCATGGGGTATCTCGCGGTCGACTCCGACGCCGGCTCGGAGGCCGGCACCGTGAGGGAGGACTACGGCAAGCTCACGATGCTCGAGATCTCCGCCGACACCACGGTCCCCGGGCCCGGTCAGGTGCAGAACTCGTTCAACTCCGATTCGGCGATCGCGCAGGAGATGAACCTCCTCACGATCGGGGCGTCGAACGTGAGCCTCGGGAACCTGCTGACGCTCCCCGTCGGAGGCGGTCTGCTGTACGTGCAGCCCGTGTACGTGCAGTCGACGAGCGGCACGTCGTATCCGCTGCTGCGCAAGGTGCTCGTGGCGTTCGGCGATCAGCTGGCGTTCGAGGACACGCTCGCCGAGTCGCTCGACGCACTGTTCGGCGGCGATTCCGGGGCGGAGACCGGAGACGACGACGTGACGCCCGTCGACCCCGACGCGGAGGAGCCGACGGAGCCGGCCGAGCCGGAGACGGATCAGCCGACGACGCCGTCCACCGACACGTACGCACAGGCCCTGGAGGACGCGCAGGCGGCGATCGAGGCGAAGCAGCAGGCGCTCGCGGACGACGACCTGGTCGCCTACGCGGAGGCCGATGAGGCGCTCACCGACGCCGTGGAGCGTCTGCTCTCCTTCACGGATGAGAGCGATACGGACTCGACCGAGGAGACGCCGGCCGAGTAG
- a CDS encoding DUF6328 family protein, with amino-acid sequence MTDDAEGPSELRPGESTAERHDRNGSGVLQELRVLPTGTQSITGFLLALWAVLPIAFRGTRRHLDAEGASRAIG; translated from the coding sequence GTGACCGACGACGCCGAAGGGCCCTCGGAGCTCCGTCCGGGGGAGAGCACCGCCGAGCGCCACGACCGCAACGGGAGCGGAGTGCTCCAGGAGCTGCGCGTGCTCCCGACCGGCACGCAGAGCATCACGGGGTTCCTGCTCGCCCTCTGGGCAGTGCTGCCGATCGCGTTCCGCGGCACCCGCCGTCATCTCGATGCGGAGGGAGCGTCGCGCGCAATAGGCTGA
- a CDS encoding carbon-nitrogen hydrolase family protein produces MPENALGVAVAQFSPRADPHANREEIASLVVRAAARGARVVVLPEYSSYFVDPFDASVLANAEALDGAFVSFLRGLAAAHDVTIVAGLLEKSADGERVRNTVVAADAGGVRAVYRKAHLYDAFGQRESDWVEPGDTAEPETFVVGGLVFGLMTCYDLRFPESARLLADAGVDVAVVPAQWVRGPLKEHHWRTLLLARAIENTIYVAAADHTPPLAVGNSLIVDPQGTAVASVGTTTDVAVAFLERAAVDNVRRVNPALELRRYRVVPR; encoded by the coding sequence ATGCCGGAGAACGCCCTCGGAGTCGCCGTCGCCCAGTTCTCGCCCCGTGCCGACCCGCACGCGAACCGGGAGGAGATCGCGTCCCTCGTCGTCCGCGCCGCGGCGCGCGGCGCCCGCGTCGTCGTGCTCCCCGAGTACTCGAGCTACTTCGTCGATCCCTTCGACGCATCCGTCCTCGCGAACGCCGAGGCCCTCGACGGCGCCTTCGTGTCGTTCCTGCGGGGGCTCGCCGCCGCGCACGACGTCACGATCGTGGCGGGGCTGCTCGAGAAGTCGGCGGATGGCGAGCGGGTGCGGAACACGGTGGTCGCGGCCGACGCCGGGGGAGTGCGCGCCGTGTACCGCAAGGCCCACCTGTACGACGCCTTCGGGCAGCGCGAGTCCGACTGGGTCGAGCCGGGTGACACCGCGGAGCCCGAGACCTTCGTGGTCGGCGGCCTCGTCTTCGGGCTCATGACCTGCTACGACCTGCGGTTCCCGGAGTCGGCCCGTCTCCTCGCCGACGCCGGGGTCGACGTCGCCGTCGTCCCCGCGCAGTGGGTGCGGGGACCGCTCAAGGAGCACCACTGGCGCACCCTGCTGCTGGCGCGGGCGATCGAGAACACGATCTACGTCGCGGCGGCCGACCACACCCCGCCGCTCGCCGTCGGCAACTCCCTGATCGTCGACCCCCAGGGGACGGCCGTCGCGAGCGTCGGGACGACGACGGACGTCGCCGTGGCGTTCCTGGAGCGTGCCGCCGTCGACAACGTCCGTCGTGTGAACCCCGCGCTCGAGCTGCGTCGCTACCGCGTCGTCCCTCGCTGA